Within the Armatimonadota bacterium genome, the region CGTCAGGGTCGGGGGAAAGGCGCCGTCGTCCGCCATCGCCCGGCTCAGGCTTTCGCCTTCACGCACCTGTTGCTGCAGGGCGTCCGCGTGCGCGCCGAGGACGCGATTTCCCGCTCCCGCCGCGGCGATCTCCAGCGCCTCTAGCATGGGCACTCCTCCCGCCAACAGCGTCCCCAGCGTGCGCGCGAAGCGGGCGACTGCCACCTGCGCCACCAAGCGCCCCACCAGGGGCAGCCGCAGCAGCGCGCCGTCGAGCGCGGTGGCGCCTCCCGGTGTCGCCGCGACCTGTCGCAGCGCGAGATACGTGAGCGCGCTGGCGCCGGCGAACCACGGCCCGATATGAGGCGCAGCGTGGGCGATGGCCAGCAGCAGCCGCGTCGGCGCGGGCAGCGCCTGCCCCAGGTCCGCGAAGACCACCGACAGCCGCGGCACCAGGAAGGTGACCATGAACACCACCGCACCGATTGCCACCATCACGATGACCGCCGGATAGGTGAATGCCGACACGATCTGCGCTCGCCGCGCCTCTTGGGTTTCCAGGTGTTCGGCCAGGCGTGTGAGCACCGCGTCGAGATGACCGCTGCTCTCACCCGCGCGGATCATCTCCACGTAAAGGGTCGAGAACGACCGCGACAATGGCCGCAGCACCTCCGACAGCGGTGCGCCGCGCTGCACTTCGCGGCTTACCGTCTCCAGCAGTTGTCGCTGCCGGCCGCCGGCCTGCTCGCGCAGGAGCTCGAGACAGCGATGCAGCGGCATGCCCGATGCCACCAGGTCGGCCAGCTGCCGCGTCAGCATCGCGACCTGGCCGCGACCGAGCCCAGGTCCCCGGGCGCCGCTATTCGCGTTGGCGCTGGCCGCGCCATCCAGTTCGGTCGGAAACACGCCTGAGGCGCGCAGCCGTGACGCCGCGTCGCGGCGGTCGGAGGCCTCGATCTCCCCCACAACGGTTGCGCCCTGCGCGTCCAGGGCGCGATAGCGGTACTTGCCCATTACCATCCTGCCGGGCTCGCCCCGAGGTCACCGAGGCGGGCCCGCGCTCCTCCACCCACGCTCAGCGGATGACCCGCGGTCCCTGCGAATCTTGGCTGGGTCCGCCCCAGCCGCCGCCGCCGGGCCGGCGCATCCCCTCTGCGCCGGGACCACCCATCCCGCCCGGTCGCATCCTGCCGCCCATGCGCATGCCCATGCCGTTGTCAAGCACGCCCATCGCCGTCAGCGCCGCCCGCGCCTTGAGCGACACCGCCTTGATCAATTGCGCGTCAATCGCCTTGACCTTCTGGCGGTACGCGAGCTGGGCCGCGTCGAACCTCTGCAGCGCCGCCCTGAGTTCTTGGTCCGTGGCCTTGTCGTTGCGCGCCGTCTGCCCCAGCGCCTCCAGCTCCTTCGCCAGCGGAGCCGTAGCTTCCATCTTGGCGCGCGCCGCCTTCTTCGCCGCAGCTTTCTCGGCCTCGGTCAGGCCGAGGCGCCCCAGCATCATGTCCAGCATCTGGCCGGGATCACCCTGCGGCCCCATTCGCTGCCCACCAGGCCCTGGCGGCGGCGCCGCAACCGGCCCCGGCGCCTCTGCGGCGATCACCGCCCCGGCCACCGCCGCGACCAGCAGCAACGCGGCCATTGCACGGAATCTCATGGTTCTGCTCCCTTCTTGCCGACATCCTCGGCGTCAGATCTCATCGCGCTGGCATACGCGCAGCACTTCCTCCACCGTTGCCCGGCCCTGGCGCACCTTCTCGCGCGCGTCCGCCAGCAGCGTCCGCATCCCCGCGGCGACCGCGCGCTGCTTGATCTGCGACGCCGACGCCTTTCCCAGCACCAGGGACCGCGCCTCGTCGTTGATCGCCAACAACTCAAACACCCCCGTGCGCCCGAGATAACCGGCGCCCCGACAGCGGTCACAGCCGGTCCCGCGACAGGCGCTGAATCCCCCGCGCAGCTCCGGCTCGACCCCCAGCTCGGCCAGCGCCTCCGCGTCGAGCTCCACCGCTTGCTTGCAGTGGGGGCAGACCAGGCGCACCAGGCGCTGCGCCAGCACCGCGATGACGCTGGACGCCGCCAGGTAGGGCTCGATGCCCATGTCCAGCAGTCGCGTCAGCGCGCCGGCGGAGTCGTTGGTGTGCAGGGTGCTGAAGACGACGTGCCCGGTGAGCGCGGCGTGAATGGCGATGTCCGCCGTCTCGCGGTCGCGGATCTCGCCGACCATGATCACGTCCGGGTCCTGACGCACGATGTGGCGCAGACCGGCGGCGAAGGTGAGGCCAATAGCGGGGCGGACGTTGATCTGATTGGCGCCGGGCAACTGGTATTCGACCGGGTCTTCGATGGTGATTACCTTGCGCTCGGGGGAGATGATGCGGCTGAGCGCGGCGTAGAGAGTGGTGGTCTTGCCGCTGCCGGTGGGCCCGGTGACGAGAATGATGCCGTGCGGCCGGCGGATGATGGCGGCGTACTGCGCGAGGACATCGGCCGGCATGCCCAGGTCCTCCAGCTCGCGCAACCCGGCGCTCTTGTCCAGCAGGCGAATGACCACGCCTTCGCCGAACAGGGTGGGCACGGTGGAAACCCGCATGTCAATCTGCCGGCCCGAGAAGCGCAGGCGGATGCGCCCGTCCTGTGGCAGGCGGCGCTCGGCGATATTGAGGTCGGCCAGGATCTTCACCCGCGACACGATCGCCGCGTGCAGGCGCCGCGGCGGCGACGAGGCCTCGCGCAGCACCCCGTCCACGCGGTAACGAATGCGGGTGTAGGTCTCGTAGGGCTCGATGTGGATGTCGCTCGCGCGATCCTGGATCCCCTGGTGCAGCACCAGGTTGACCAGCTTGATCACCAGGGCTTCGGACGCCATCTTCTCCAGGTCCGAGACCTCCAGGTCGTCAATCGCCGGCTCCTCCACCTGCAGCTCCGCCATGTCGCGGAACATGCGCTCCATGTAGAACTGCTCGATCGCCTCGGAGATCTCGGCCGCGGGCGCCAGCACCGGACGGATGTCGCAGCTCACCAGCAGCCGCAGGTCGTCAAGCGCGGAGACGTTGAGCGGGTCGGCGGTGGCGACGACCAGGGTGCCGTCGTCCTGCTGCAGCGGCAGCACCTGGTGGCGCAGGGCGAACTCGCTCGGCACCTTGAGCAACACCTCCGGGTTGAGCAGCCGCTCGACGTCGTGCACGTATTGCAGCCCCAGCCGCTCGCCGAGGTACCGCAGCACCTGCTCTTCCCCGGCGAACCCCAGGCGCACCACCACCACCGGCAGCCGGTCGCCGC harbors:
- the gspE gene encoding type II secretion system ATPase GspE translates to MGIPLGQSLGDLLADSGLLTADQLQQALRECERSGDRLPVVVVRLGFAGEEQVLRYLGERLGLQYVHDVERLLNPEVLLKVPSEFALRHQVLPLQQDDGTLVVATADPLNVSALDDLRLLVSCDIRPVLAPAAEISEAIEQFYMERMFRDMAELQVEEPAIDDLEVSDLEKMASEALVIKLVNLVLHQGIQDRASDIHIEPYETYTRIRYRVDGVLREASSPPRRLHAAIVSRVKILADLNIAERRLPQDGRIRLRFSGRQIDMRVSTVPTLFGEGVVIRLLDKSAGLRELEDLGMPADVLAQYAAIIRRPHGIILVTGPTGSGKTTTLYAALSRIISPERKVITIEDPVEYQLPGANQINVRPAIGLTFAAGLRHIVRQDPDVIMVGEIRDRETADIAIHAALTGHVVFSTLHTNDSAGALTRLLDMGIEPYLAASSVIAVLAQRLVRLVCPHCKQAVELDAEALAELGVEPELRGGFSACRGTGCDRCRGAGYLGRTGVFELLAINDEARSLVLGKASASQIKQRAVAAGMRTLLADAREKVRQGRATVEEVLRVCQRDEI
- a CDS encoding type II secretion system F family protein, coding for MGKYRYRALDAQGATVVGEIEASDRRDAASRLRASGVFPTELDGAASANANSGARGPGLGRGQVAMLTRQLADLVASGMPLHRCLELLREQAGGRQRQLLETVSREVQRGAPLSEVLRPLSRSFSTLYVEMIRAGESSGHLDAVLTRLAEHLETQEARRAQIVSAFTYPAVIVMVAIGAVVFMVTFLVPRLSVVFADLGQALPAPTRLLLAIAHAAPHIGPWFAGASALTYLALRQVAATPGGATALDGALLRLPLVGRLVAQVAVARFARTLGTLLAGGVPMLEALEIAAAGAGNRVLGAHADALQQQVREGESLSRAMADDGAFPPTLTQMIAVGEETGNLSAMLVRHADAADFRFDQAMRRVTTLVEPAIILVMGAVVAFIVLSVLLPVFDIYSAIDLSGRMR